A segment of the Macrobrachium nipponense isolate FS-2020 chromosome 4, ASM1510439v2, whole genome shotgun sequence genome:
TAAGAAATATGATGTTGCTGTGACCATAATGGTATTTGCCAGACGTAGGGTGTGTCATTGGTTATACTTTAATGAACTTACTAATCGGCTGAAGAGAAGTGAGATTTAAGTACATAGATACTTATATGGCtatttatatagtttaattttagcaatgaaaatttgacattttgaaaTCTGTTGATTACTCTGTATTGTACACCTGGCAGCGTGGCCCAGGAAGTTACTATCGTCATTCATTCCCCGAATCCCCATCTTCCTAGCTATTGACTGAATAGTAAACGTCACTAAAAGGTGGCACTGAAAGTTTGGCGCAAGAAATCAAATGATCCTTACGTAGAGTATTTCCTCTCAAGCCTCGCTTTCACCCCCACGTTGTCTTAGAGGCTTCATCAACAATAATTCGGCATTTTCACCGTGGTTACATACTAAATCTGTTCAAGAGCAAATGCGTAGATTAAGGCACcggattttatcttattttattgtttgtttagaaAGTGCTAAGGCGAAAACGAGATGTATACCACcccttttcatatatgaaacataatGGAATTGTCCGTATTTTCCTTGAGGTGTCATAAAGGAAAATGTATACAAACGAATGCCATACGGTCAAAATAAGAGAAGATCGATACAATGCACCTACGTCTTACCTTACGGCGTACCATTGGAatatgttggatttttttttttcttaaaattagtcTTCTTGCAATTGATCCATCACAAATGACTTACTGCCAGCTTCACAGTTCGCTGCAGAAGCACGTGGGTGGCTCCCAAGAAGGACAAGACACAAGTTATCGCTGCTACCTTCACCTTTTAAAATTAGAATTCCGGTTAAATCTCATGTGCAGAAAACCTCCACAACACGAACTGCTTCATTCATCTGCACACAAACTTATCAACTGTCCAGCACTTCTGTGCCGATTCCTCTTTCCTCACAATAGGTAGCTACTACTTCCAAATTTTACACTCCACCAACGCAATgtgtattattttctttgtacAGTTTCCCCTAGCCTAGCATCGTTTGTTTTGTAGGAtcgaaaagaaaaagatgaaaacttAGTTTCTCTTAAGTTTCTTTTAAAGAATATTCAAATGTGCAAATATTAAAATGTCATTGCTTTTATTTACGCTTAAAAGCACATATTTCCATTTACCAAATAACGTTTGCTTTCGCCAATGTGCCCAAGTAAACACCTTAAGTTGTTTTACTTGCCTATGCAGTTCTCTTCACTGTTTTCAGCCAACATGGTGTCATTTGCAGATCTCAACCATTCCATACTTATCCACAGCTCACACTCTGGTCTTATAATATTGCAGGTAAATCTACTGCtctttttctaacttctttagtaaTTATTGCATCCATAAAGTTATGGAGCGGTCATGGAGGCATATACACTTATGTGCCAGCCCTGCCTCTATAAGTAGGTCCAACCCCATTTTGTATGCGTTAAGGTTGGACTACAGATCATTGAAGTAAGTTCAAGCAACTGCAACCAATTTTATTTGTCCATAAATGACATCTTACCAGTGTTAAGAAAGGGATGGCATTTAAGCAactaaaattaaatgaaactaaAACAGAATGTATGTTGGTaggaagagaaaaatatttaagaaGGCTTGGTGATACCGAGGCCACCGAGAGAGATTAGTTGCCTTATTAAAAGATTGGAATGTTGTAACTATTTATCATAATCTACCTAAGATACTTCATAGGAAGCTTCTAACATGTTAATAGACCGGATTGTTAAAGTGCATCACACCTCGATCTGTACAGGCTTATCCCTGTATTTAGTTGGCTATCAGAGCTCGaataatatttagattatatattatgacCCATCAACGCTTTCACTACTGGATGtccaaaatatttaaaagattggCTTTGCATACAACAGACAACGAATGGAGCCAATACATGACCGACTGTAGATGATTTCAACTTATTTGAAACTTGGCACACTTCGATTATTGATATTGTTTTCCGAGTGTTACGATTGCATGCATTTGCCATTTCATATGAAATATGCTGCATGACTCTTCGAAAGTCTTAATTAGCACGCTTGCGTATAGGGCAAACGAATTTGCTAGTCCTACAGAACGAGATAGGAAAAGAAGCTAATTTTAAATTGGTGTGATATTAGGTGGAAATAAACAGTGATTATTATCTTCTGTTCTCGGGAACCATCCCTATTAGAAGACATGACCAATGTTGAAAAGATCGCTGAACCGGTTCCCCCAACAAGGAATggctgcaagaaaaaaaataagacatggTCACTGCCACGTTCACTCAAGTGCTACACGGCGGATGGAACCCGTGCACACACACAACTTCTACAAtgatagtgcctcagtggcgtggttggtttggtgtttgcttctcacctcggtggtcgtaaaaacaccatacaaacaaacaaacacttcaACACAAAGGGTTCATCAGCAGCATGCCAAACCATCGTGCATATACTACAATATTCATGCATGTCTGGCTTACTCTCTAACATTTCCTGACTATCAAGCCCCTTGCCTCCTGATACGTCACTTCACTATTTATCCAGCTCTTTTCTGGTTTTCCTGCTCCCTCCTAACACCTCCagtcctccattctttccacacgaACCGTCCACCTTAAAACATAAATTCCCTCATTCAGTTAATCTAACAATTTCACTCATTTTATATAAGTAGTTTCACGCTTCCACCTCTTCAGTTCTCCTTACCCAACATAAACTGTGCAAACAGTTCATCGCAACATCTTCAAACAAATTTTCATTTGCAGTCAATATGCATACTTCACATCGATATAGGAGAGTTTGCTGAACAAATCATGAGTTTATTCTTGTCTTCTTTAGACAATGCAAGCCCTTTCCCAATATTTTGTGTGCACTGCTTCaccaattaagtttttttttttctctctctctctctctcatcctagcaTCATCAGTCATAGCTACCTTGAAATGCGAACATGAATCAATTACTTACATTTTCCACCATCCACACTAACATTCATTGCTTCATCATCTTAGTTTCCAGGTACCACCCATCTAACCTTACTCTTGCCGATATACATTTATGTTTCTCCTCCTTTAACTGCTTCCAAATTCTCTTACCAGTATCTACAGATGTTCTTGACTATCCTCAATTAGTATTGCATGATCTGTGAACATTCGCCAGCCTACACTCCACTTATAACTTTCTGTTTTCACCTTGCAACTTTGCACTTGCATTCAGTTATCTTCCTCTAACTTCTTTCATCTCTCAGTAAAACtaccagaaaaaaatagaaaaaacatttgATCATTCCCAACCGATTACCTTTTATACCATACGTACTGAACACTTTCCATCTTCCTCCGCCATCAGTTCTATTATTAAGGTTTGTAGGTATGCAGGAACAAGTCGCACGTTTTAGAGATCATTTGCATTCTTCCAAGATATACGCAACTGAAATCTTTCACCATAATCACACCTGTGACCAACCTAATGGTTGTTCTTGTCTTATCGAAGAAAAACTGACGCTGGGAAAGGAGTGAGTTGGTGAGGGGCTGAGCTCACTTCACCCCAAGCCCCACCCAGACACTCGAGGGCCATTATATTAACTTCCATTTCACCAAGTATTAACGACTGGACCAGCTCTCGCCGAAAAAATTCCAAATTgaaatcttcattttttataacagagaaaaatgcaaaatatcttttaaaaacttGAGAGTTTGTGACAAGAGGAAATGTAAGTGGGGAAAGCAAGAAGAGACGTTATAGACATTGTCACATTACGCTAGAGTTACAGGAAATATTAACATACTGGGTCAAACTGAAACACCTTAATAAGGGTCACCCTGCAGGAAATGAAATCCTAAGGGATAATAGGTTAAAAAGAATAAACTGGAACGAGAGTTAACTCAGGAAATCTTTCATTCAAAGGGCTTATGACATCATTAGGAAGTGGGAAATAAAATTAGGTATCTACAAAGAAGAAAGGGCATTTTCTATCCTCGTACCATGACAAAACACTCTAAATATGTTAAAACAGCACCAATGCATACAATTGATAAAGAAGAACCAAAGTCTAGGTTCATTCAGGAGTTTGGTAAGTTAAAGTAGGAAATGTACAACATGAATTGTTTAGACCTATACACAGACGGCTCTAAGAAGGAAATAAACAGACCGACAGATGACTGGGCATGTGCAGCTGCATTTGTAATTCCAAGTCTTTATTCTTATTGTAGTTTGGGATTGAATCCACTTATATCTATTCTAGGAGCTGAGTTATTTGCTATAAGTGAAGCACTCAGATAAGTTAAGAGCAACTATAGATGCAGAAGGTTGTAATATTTAATGACTCCATGATCTCTTTGGAACTGAGTAAAAATAATGGTGTGCAGAGATCTAAAGAAAGTGTTCTACATAACATCCAGTCAATTTTATCACAAGTAAATGACATCTAAATTTATTTAATTCTGCCGGGTACCAAGTCACAAGGGAACCATAGGGAATGTGCTGACTGACGAAACAGCTAGACGAggtttggaaaatatttttattttaaataataacttAGCTATAACACAGAAGAAAGcaggtttaaaaagaaaaatgaaagaaatgtggcAAAAGGAACGGGGCATCATGAAACTGGGTAAGTGACTTGGAACCTTTACACTCATTGTAGGTGAGTGGGAAACATCTTGTAAAAATAGAAAAGTAGAGACCATCTTGGCAAACCGCAGAATCGGACATGCCAGAGTAAACTTATTTgcataaatgtaaaattattgaTTCGCCTCTGTTTTGTCATTGTAATTTAATAGAAGATATCCAACATGTCATTCTAAATTGTAGAAAATTTACAGGAAAAAGGAATGCGTTGATAGCAAAATTGACAGCAGGGAAAGTAAACTTTAACCTAAATAACTTATTATGATTACATAAAGATAAAGAAGTTCAGAAGAAAAGTTACAAAGTACTTCATAACATTTTTAGGAAAAATTAACCTACTAAACACGCTATAACCATAATCAAATATCAAAACGGCCAGATTAGGCTAACTATGGTTGAATTTAGCCACTAAACAAACTGAAGTTGTACATGTAAAGCAACAACATTTAACAGTGATATTTGAGATAGGATGGCATAAAATCGTAAGAGGTTATTTTGTAACTATTAGAGTAAAGTTTTTGTATAAAAATGATCAACAATATCAATGGAGGGAGAACCTGGGTACTGTTTGAACGAATTTGGAATAAGCCTCATGTGATTTAGATAAACTCGTCATTCATCCCACTGCTAACATATACGATATTAACAAGCTAATATTCCTCCACGGATAAAAGTTAGCGTGATTAATCTTTGTATTTCTGATGCGAGCTTGCAGGGGAGTACATTGGCTCCAGTAAAAGAAACCAGATCCCctactaaaataaataagaagaaggTACAGCAGTCTTCGTCTCTGTGCAACTGTACAGCCGTGTCCCacataattgatttatttttggttttattcaCTTTAGTGTTCATAACAACAAAAGATCTCGCCGTTCTTTCAATATTACGATTTTTCCTTCCTTATGGGAAAGACCCCTGAAAACGTTATAGGTTTTGGATAAATATTCAGCTTTAAGCAAATGTCATGATTTTTATTGAGTCGTGAACTTTTCTGGAGACTagtgaataatgaaaatttaccTGGCCGTCTCATTCTTAGCTAATACGGACTGCGTGGAGGCTCGAAATTTACAACTTTTCTTCTCCTGTAATATGATTCTTGACATACTAAGCTGAAACCACATTCTTGCAGTCTTCTTTTATGCAAACCCTAAATTCACACTAGTTTTGAAAGCTATTCGGTGGTAAGGATTGGCGTCATTCATCCCTTTGTGGCTAACTACATTTGAAGACATCTAACTTCGAGATGttgtaaatgattaaaaataagtaattaaacgCATACAACTGCCTTTAagtccttgtttttattttcattatgattcTTACATTAATACCCatcatgattttaattttaaattaattacaaagaaaatggacgaaagagACAATAAAACGCAAAAGCAGATAGTACACGAAAATCATATATTGAGACTATAGCTTCCGCCCTGTACCCTTGCACGCAGAAGagatttatttgataaaaaagtAGGATAAACATAGAAGAAAGCATGAATCATATAAACACTATCTCACATAAGACTTTCACAGTTTCCAGTCCTTACAACTGTTGCAAATGGCTTTCCTCGAATGGGTTTCCCAAGTCAACGTTCTGCATTTGGTTATTCAAgtaggtgggagggggagggtaggCTTCCGTCGGAAAGTTCTGGGGTGGAGGAGGCTGCTGTTGGTGTCCTGCCTGAGGGGGCACGGGAGGAAATGTTTCAGGAGGGAAGGATACCGGCGTTCCTACCAAGCCATTGTAGGCGGCGTAGAGCTCCGCTGCGAAAACGACGACCAGGAGTAGGCCGAAAACGCCGGCAGCAATGCAAGGTCCATTTGATGAGGTGAACAGGAGGATTGACGAAATGAACGTTCCCAAGAGGTAGTAGGAGTAAAACATCAGTTCCTGCAGGATATATCGGAAAAAGAGAATTATATTCAAAGATAATTTAAGAAATGAGATTACTAAAATCAACGGTGTAACTTATGCTATTAAAGGTCGAGATGTTTGTTGATAGATTAAACCTagagcaagcaaaaaaaaaaaaaaaatcatgtttcgGAATATATGAAAATTCAGATGGGAGTTTCATCTAGAAACCGAAGAATTGCAACACCGGTTGCACTGTCCAGGCCCAATAGAAAGATGTGGATTGATCGTtgatgaaaacaataataaataacgaTTCAGTAGGCTACTGGGTAATGTGTTAATTCGGGTGTATCATGCTACGGCTTTGAGCAGCACCTTCGGCAAAGGAGTCAACAACAGGCAGCTGATCTTTTAGTCTCAAATGAGAGAGATCTACCAGCTTGTGCCCTTGCCGGGCGTCAGAGACGATATCGTGTTATACTTTGCAGTTAAGAACAATCCTTGCAGTGTGTTAACCCCTAGATGCAaacaaaaaggctgaaaatgttaAGTTTGAGCATATTGGCTGTCTGCTATCTGTCTATGGATAACATCTGAAGGCAATCAAGACTCGAAACACGAGCAGGAACGAAAATTTCCTAATACGACGTACCAAGGGGAAAAAGAGAGGTAGTGacatatattcagttctttttgGTGATTTAGATGAATGAACAATGGTGCTGTATGCCATGCCTCGCGAGGAATGGTTTCCCGGAATTTCAGCACATTACCACACTTACTGAAATATTCAGtggaacaataaataaataaacaaacaaataaataaataaatcttctaAGCAAGATATGACTTCGATATTATCCTGTTTTGGAGATCACGTAAGGTAAACACAGTTCAGTGTTTACAACAAGATATCAGCTTTTCCATTTGTAAAGGAAATTTTTCTTCTTCGACGGAAATAAGTGCTGCGGTTTCTGAATGGTCTTATCAGGTGTTACTGACCATGGCACAACCTGTTCACTTCACCAGGATCGTATGTTTGCTacgggaacaggcttattcggaccaaggtcctttaaatatactcggactcccagtatatttaaaggaccttgattcggaccttggctgattcggactaGGCTGATTCGtaccatgtactggctcattcggacctttatccaggcttattcgggccttcatatgattggccgatttttcgatgcagttttacctcctggacaagaattttaagtaatatttattcggacgactgtaattaacccccatggGCTcgcactaaacacggcgaaatacatttaacgccccaattcctggtggctttcgtattcgcggggacgaacgatacggaatgcttaaatagaaatacccattgctataatataaaattattagtatgggtccgaatcagcctagcaaatggtccgaatcagccaagaaggtccgaatcagccacggtccgaatcagccaaggtccgaataagcctgcatccgtTTGCTACTAACTCCATCTGCCAAACGACCATGACCATCTCTTTGAAACTTATGGGATCCCCACCGTAGACCGCTAGTTGCCATGGAAACAGTACCCCTTGAGGCGAAGGCACCCGCTTCGGCAACAAGATGAGTCAGAACAGCCTCTGCTGGGACATATTTGAAATCCTCTTATTCCTCCTAATTTGTTCTACAAGTGCAACTTTCTGGTGACAGGTGGTGAGGTCTTGCAGAAGAAGACTTTAGTTAGCAGGATTGGAGGAATGAGATTCCGAGTGTAATTTATTTCATGCAGCAACAGGTAAATATTTACAGAGGCTCTGCAAGGCGTGCAATTCGCGCTGAGAGGAGCAGGAAGAGTACCCATGCGGATGTGCAGAGTGCAGACGGCACGACACATGGGTATGTGTTTGTGACAAacaatatttatgaaatacatggaatgcatatgcatacagtaacatatatttaactatatagaatttaggtcgaaggccaagcactcgaatcttaagcaatgcctacagggcaccacatgaggtgcactgacggcacaactcCCCTACACTGTCCTTCAATGGGAGGTCCCTCAGTAGTATTTGACCAAATAGTCCTCCACAAGACAATGGAACTGCACCTTATCAAGGGAGGCTTACAGGTTAAGCACCTTCTTGCGAGGGACGACACAGAAGTAGACTATTCTCATTCTGTCCTTTAGCCTAAACTTTGCACCTGGAAA
Coding sequences within it:
- the LOC135211145 gene encoding uncharacterized protein LOC135211145 isoform X2 codes for the protein MDVNNLRHPSAFLKVIEIFLLIIILALYFSQLGDPGRNFVTSVVVGCFLNASVLLTLRFMGYNQIQNTPLELMFYSYYLLGTFISSILLFTSSNGPCIAAGVFGLLLVVVFAAELYAAYNGLVGTPVSFPPETFPPVPPQAGHQQQPPPPQNFPTEAYPPPPTYLNNQMQNVDLGNPFEESHLQQL